A stretch of DNA from Luteolibacter yonseiensis:
GATGATGCCAACAAATTGCCGGCTTTGTCTGTCCAGGAGATCGAGGATGTTCCCGGCGCGGATGACTCCGTGCGGAGGCTGCTGGGCGGCCGCCATCTGTTGTATTACGGACCGGCGAGTCTCGGCGGGCGGCAGAAGCTGATCCTCATTTCCCGCCCGGGCGAGCGGTTGGTCCTGAGGGGGAAGATGTCACACTTCGGAGGCGCGGCGGATACCGGCATGGCGGCGACGGAAGGCCTGGCGCTGGTGAGCGAGAGAAACTTCGCGGCGGTCATCCAGCTTCACCGGGCGAAGGTGTCCGAGAAAGGTGGCGCGCAGGCCCTTTTCGTGAACCCGAATGCGGTTGGAAAGCCGTTGGGTCACAACCTGAATCCCAAGGCCTACTATCTCGCCATGCGCTGGAAGGACCACGGGCTTGCCAGGGCCATCCTTCATCACGCGGATACCGTGGTCGAGGTGGGGAATCTCCTGACGGGGAATTTCCTCCGCGCCACTCCGGTCGATTTCGGGCCCGCCACCTGGACCGGAAGAATCGCGGATCTTTCCCCGGGGCTCGCGGACGCGCTGGAGCTGGTGACGGACCAGGAATGCTGCGTGAGGATCAGCCTGCCACAGGGAGCGGCCGTCGCGAAGGCCGGTCCGGCGGACGGTTACAAGCTGAACCTCGTCACCATCGCATCACGGCAGCAGATGGATTTCGGAGGACACGGTGAAGCTGAGGAGCCATTGAAGAGCCAGATCGCCCTTTATTGGAAGGCCGTGGACAACCAGCAGCATTCGACAGAGGAATGGTGGTCGGCCGCTTTCATCTCCTGGTGCGTGAAGGAGGCCGGAGCGACTGATGCGGAATTCGAGTTCAGCGGCCTCCACGCCCGGTATGTGCACCGGGCGATCACCTCTCCGAATGCCGCGTTCCGGGGGATGGATATTTCGGATGCCGCCGCCAGGCCCGAGCCGGGAGATATCATCAACCACAATTTCAAGAGCGGCACCGTGACCTTCGAGGATGCGGGGAACCGGAACGATTTCCACTCCCATAGCGCGATCGTCGTGGAAAAGGGGGAGGATGCGCACGGGCGGTTCGTGCGGACCATCGGAGGAAACGAGGCGACCCGGGAGCATCAGTCCGGCACCGTCGGCGACAGCATCATCCGCCTGGAGGCGGACGGGCGGATCAAGGACCGCGACACCCACCGGTTCATCGCCTTGATCAAGACGCTCAAATGATCGTGCGGCGTCGGCCCGGAGGTGGCTTTCGGAAAACGCCTCCGGGACGTCATTGGAATTTCAGCCCTTGAGTCTGGGCCGGGATGTTCCAGAGTCCGGGCGTGAAGATTGAAGTCATCAACACCGGCACCGAACTCTTGTTGGGAAACACGCTGAACACGCACGGCGCGTGGTTCGGCCGCGAATTGTTCCAGCTCGGCCTGCGCATTTCCCGCCAGACGACCGTGCCGGATGGCGATGCGATCCGCGAGGCTCTGGCGGAGTCGCTCGTCCGGGCTGACGCGGTGATTGTCACCGGCGGGCTGGGACCCACCAGCGACGACCTCACCCGCGAGATCACCGCGGAGGTGCTGGGGCTGGAGCTGATCACGGACGAGGCGGCGCTGCGCTCGCTGGAGGGTTTTTTCACCTCACGCGGCCGGACGATGGTGGCGGCGAATCTCAAGCAGGCGCTCTGCCCGGTGGGTGCGGACATCCTGCCGAACGCCAACGGCACCGCCCCCGGCATCTATGTGCCGCCACGGCTGAACGGGCGGTCGAACGCCGCGGTGTTCCTGCTGCCGGGGCCGCCGCGCGAGCTTTACCCGATGTTCCATGCGGAGGTCCCACCGAGGTTGCGCGCGCTCTCGGGCGTGGAGAAAATCAACGAGGCGCTGGTGTTGAAATTCACCGGCGTCGGCGAGAGCGATTTCCACCATGGCATCGACGCCCGGTTGTCGGAGATCCCCGGCCTGGAATACGGCTACTGCGCGCACATCGGCGAGGTGGACCTGCGTCTGATCGGCGACGCCGAGGCGATCCGCGAGGCGCGGGAGATCACACTGGCGCATTTCGAACCCCATCTCATCAGCGAGAACGGGGCATCCTTGGAAAAAACCGTGGTCCGCCTGCTCAAGCAGCGCGGTATGACCCTGGCCACCGCCGAGAGCTGCACGGGCGGACTGATCTCCAACCGGATCACCAACGTGCCGGGATCGAGCGAAGTCTTCACCCACGGCTACGTCACCTACGCGAACGAGGCGAAGAGGGCGATGCTGGGAGTGCCCGCGGCGGATTTGGAAACCCATGGCGCGGTGAGCGAGCAGGTGGCTCGTGCGATGGCGGAGGGCGCGCTGCGGGAAAGCGGCGCGGGCATCGCCGTCGCGGTGACGGGCATCGCGGGTCCCGGCGGCGGCACCGAGGAAAAACCCGTGGGTACGGCGTGGTGCGGGCTGGCGGTGAAAGGCGGCGAAACCCGGACATTCAAATTCTACCATCCGCGCGGCCGCAAGGACTTCAAACAGTCCGTCAGCCAGTCCGCGCTGGAGGCGGTGAGGCGACGGTTGAAGGAACTTTGAGGACGGATGTTTTTCACACGATTTGCCGTGCAGGGAAGCGGGGCGGCTGATAGATGAATCCCACTCCGTGATGCCCCGGCCGGGGCCGGCCGGAATCCCTCCCCATCATCCGCCATGAT
This window harbors:
- a CDS encoding DUF2272 domain-containing protein, with product MKNLETALIDPEPADSEALENFLLAQQNQELREFVGFVLGVSEKNPAERFNTWSYMDNDDANKLPALSVQEIEDVPGADDSVRRLLGGRHLLYYGPASLGGRQKLILISRPGERLVLRGKMSHFGGAADTGMAATEGLALVSERNFAAVIQLHRAKVSEKGGAQALFVNPNAVGKPLGHNLNPKAYYLAMRWKDHGLARAILHHADTVVEVGNLLTGNFLRATPVDFGPATWTGRIADLSPGLADALELVTDQECCVRISLPQGAAVAKAGPADGYKLNLVTIASRQQMDFGGHGEAEEPLKSQIALYWKAVDNQQHSTEEWWSAAFISWCVKEAGATDAEFEFSGLHARYVHRAITSPNAAFRGMDISDAAARPEPGDIINHNFKSGTVTFEDAGNRNDFHSHSAIVVEKGEDAHGRFVRTIGGNEATREHQSGTVGDSIIRLEADGRIKDRDTHRFIALIKTLK
- a CDS encoding competence/damage-inducible protein A; this translates as MKIEVINTGTELLLGNTLNTHGAWFGRELFQLGLRISRQTTVPDGDAIREALAESLVRADAVIVTGGLGPTSDDLTREITAEVLGLELITDEAALRSLEGFFTSRGRTMVAANLKQALCPVGADILPNANGTAPGIYVPPRLNGRSNAAVFLLPGPPRELYPMFHAEVPPRLRALSGVEKINEALVLKFTGVGESDFHHGIDARLSEIPGLEYGYCAHIGEVDLRLIGDAEAIREAREITLAHFEPHLISENGASLEKTVVRLLKQRGMTLATAESCTGGLISNRITNVPGSSEVFTHGYVTYANEAKRAMLGVPAADLETHGAVSEQVARAMAEGALRESGAGIAVAVTGIAGPGGGTEEKPVGTAWCGLAVKGGETRTFKFYHPRGRKDFKQSVSQSALEAVRRRLKEL